The genomic stretch GGCGAGGCGCTCTAGGCGTGGCGGgccgcaacagcaacaaactTGACTGGATCACCTGCTATCGCTCTCGGTGAGACGGATGCTGAGGTTGCAGGAAGCTCATCCTTGTCCTGCCAGCGTCCCCCGGTTGCAGGGAAGCCTGGGGAAGAAGGCGTCAGCCGCACTGGTTTCGGAAGCTTCCAGGCCACAATCGCACATTGACGTACGATTTTGAGCACCAGGGCAGAGAGGAACTAGGATGAGCCTGGAGACCAGCTAAGCCCAGTCTAGCACCGCTATTGATGGCACGATCTCGCGACTACTTCCACGGAGATATGTTGCTACAGCATTTTGACACGGAGTATCCAGTACCGAGACGAGGCTTTCAACATGTCCAGGCGAGGGGTGGAAACCTGGAAAAGCACCCGAACGATAAGCTAATTTTGGTGCCCTCACTAGTTTACGCTAATCCTTCTATTCAACTGCCTATAGCAACTTGTGTGCGGAACGGCGATGCGGAACAGGAAGCATGCGGAATcgagcaaagcaaagggaCACAAAGCCACCCAAAGCGGGGTAATCGGAATCGCTGCTAGCATCTCCGTACGAAGATTCTGGGGAACAAGCATAGTGGATGCTTCCAAAGGCACAGTTTCGAAGCTCGAAGCTAGCCCGCCCGTCATCCATTAAACTGCTTACAATATTCTATCCCAACgatgagaaagagaggagCCATGCGGAACTTCCCGTGCGGCACATGCTGTCAAGTCGATTGCGGTGAAGATGCAGTTCTGGATCGAGTACCTGGTGTGACGAAAGCGACAGACTGACTCGCTCTCAATGTACTGAAATGAGTGACGCTCTGGGATACTTTTTTGCGAATGCAACTCGAGGTTGTGATGACGATGTAATGGTATGAAAGAGGAAGTATGTGCCTTTGTGTGGACGGGATATGCCGGGAACATTCTCAAACCGGGACAATTGCATCCTCAGCAAATCGCCCTGGCCGCCTTCAAGGCCACGAGGACTACTTGACTACCTTTGGCAGTCAAGGTGTGATTCCAAGTACAGTAGGAACAGATTGATGCCAGCCAACGCCAACTCGGTGCAAGGGAGTGTCTTGAATTACACGTACATACCTAGACTAGGCTAATACTTGTGCCGGTGCTAGATAGATGGGATTTACATATGCCCTCGCACCCGCTCAGCCGGGGCATGGGGGGCCCATTAACGAGCCAATGCTCTGAAGAAACAAGGCGATCACTCGCTCTTTACAGCAGCCAGCATGGTGGTGTGAACCAACAGGGCTTCTCTGTACAGTGTGTACTGGAACTACTGCCCTCAAAggtaaaaaggaaaaatggAGCTGACAAGAACCTGTTGACAAAACTTGTTGACAAAGCGGGCGGAGAGCTGGTGCAAGATTGCGAGTGCGAGTGCGGAGAAGGCGAGGAAATACCTAATAGGGCTGCCCCGATGGAGGAGAATATCGTGTCCAATGATGCACGGCTTTGCTCAGCACAAATTACACGGCGGCAAGATAGGCAGATAGGGCATCCGGATGGGCTATTCTGCAGCAAGAATGGACACCCGCATGGTTCCTCGTTTGATCGCCCTCATACGGAGAATACACGGAGCACTATATCTATACTGTACACGCATGCGTTTGCTTGGCCACGGCTTGCCTCAGGAATGTCATCATTCGCTAGCCACCGGCCTGCTGCGGGGAACCTGCTCAACAACCCCAGAGCCGCTCTGCTTCGGGCTGGGCGGTGCGCCTGGAGCCCTTTCTGGGGCATTTCCCGTCGAGAATTCAGGGAGCGACTACTCCTGCTCACGCCTAGCACCGCTCGGTTCGCCTCCAGCCACCCTCCACGAAACAAGCGCCGCGCTGGAGCAGCCTGAAGGAGGCATGGGACGGCGAGCGTTGTGGGgaacgagcagcagcactgaTTCGGGGCCAAGGAGCTTGGGAGCGTGGCCTGCGAGATGCTGCCGGCCTTGCGCACAAATCGCCTCCCCTGATGAGCTCGAGCCTGGCCCCTCCCCGGCAGCCCGGGCCCGCAGCGGATCTCCTGCAACAAGATGGACGGCTCTAGGCTTGAAGCAGCAAAGGGCACTAGTCAGTGTGTCTGTCTGTACGAGAGCAGGTTAGGGACTGGATGGACGTGCGCAGCGCTGTTGCAAAGTGCCGCTCGCTGGCGCTGTGGCTCGGATATCGTCGCTACAGAGGCATGGCGCACGGCATCAGGGCTGGCGGAGGGCCGAGACAAGAAAGAGGCggcgggctgggctgggcacTATACCTGAACCTGGCTCTGCATGATGTACTACTTGTGCTAGTATGTACAGGTAGCGGTACAGTATTCGTACACGCAGTTCTGGCTTGCTCTCGGGACCCCAAAGTACCGCTGCCTTGCCGTGGGCGGGCTGAGGACGAGGGGATGGGGGTCTCAAAGACATCCGCACCCTTGTAGCTGCTTGCGAGGGCCGTATCCATGCCGGCTCCATAACTTTTGTATGCGCAATGGAGATATGGATGGGGTACGGAGCATCACTGCCCGTCTAGAGCTCGTCGAAGCATTCGCCCCCGCTCTGCGACCGAGATGGAGGCAAATACGGACCCAGAGAAGGGCTCCTTAATAATGAGAACAGAAAAACACCCGCCGCGTGTTGCAAATAAAAGGGTCTGGTTGTCCCCGACTTGGTTCCTTCCCTTTTCCCCATCTCCTGCATACAGTATCGAGCTGGTGTATCCTTTCGTCATAAATAAATACCCCTCTTGCCCCTCACATTTGGCtttgatcttttctttttctcccctcttctttATCCATATACCACAGACCATCCATTCACAATGGCTTTGACAGTTGAGCTCGACGCCCCCACCTACGGGAAGTATAACCAGCCAATTGGCCTGTAAGTCCTCTCGCCACCATCGCGCCTCTACCCCATCTACGCTACTTGCTGCGTTTTCGCCACTACCTACCGTCACTACTGGTCTGATCACAGCTAACATTGTCGTCTTCAAGGTTCATCAACGGCGAGTTCGTCGAGGGTgttgacaagaagaagttcGAGGTCATCAACCCCGCCACTGAGGAGGTCATCACCTCTGTCTGCGAAGCCACCGAGAAGGATGTCGACAttgctgttgccgctgctcgcAAGGCTTTCAACACAGTATGGAAGAAGACTGCCACCGTCGACCGTGGCCGCATGATGTTGAAGCTTGCCGACCTGATTGACCGAGAtgccaagaagctcgccgCCGTTGAGAGTTACAACAACGGCAAGCCCATTGCTCTGGCCACAGGAGAACTCCAGCTCGTCAGCGCATGCATCCGATACTATGGTGGTTACGCAGACAAGATCCACGGCAAGACTGTCGACGTCGACAGTGACTACATGGTCTACACCAAGCAGGAGCCTGTAAGTGAACAGCCCTATACACAGCCAACTCTTGGGATCCAAATAGCTAATCGATATCTTCTTGTATAGCTCGGTGTTTGCGCTCAGATCATTCCCTGGAACTTCCCCCCTGCTCATGCTTGCATGGAAGATTGGTCCCTCATTGGCCACCGGTAACGCTGTCATCCTCAAGTCCTCTGAGCAGACACCTCTTACTGCCCTTCTCGTTGCCGAGCTCATCGTCGAGGCTGGCTTCCCTCCCGGAGTTTACAACATCATCAGCGGCTTCGGTAAGACCGCCGGTGCTGCCATGGCTTCCCACATGGACATCGACAAGGTCGCTTTCACCGGCTCAACCGTTACTGGCCGTGCCATCAtgaaggccgccgccgcttccaACCTGAAGAAGGTCACCCTTGAGCTCGGTGGCAAGTCTCCCAACATCGTTttcgacgatgccgacaTTGACCAGGCCGTTTCATGGGTCAACTATGGCATGTTCTACAACCAGTCCCAGACCTGCAGTGCCGGTACCCGTATCTACGTCCAGGAGGGCATCTACGACAAGTTCATTGCCGCCTTCAAGAAGCGCGTTTTGGAGAACAAGGTCGGCGACCCAGCCCACCCCGAGTCCTTCCAGGGACCTCAGATCAGCCAGCTCCAGTTCGACCGCATCATGGGTTACATTGACGCAGGCAAGTCAGAGGGTGCCAAGCTTGAGATTGGTGGAGAGCGACACGGCGAGAAGGGCTACTTCATCAAGCCCACCATCTTCAGCGATGTCGGCCACGACATGAAGATTATGCGCGAGGAGATCTTCGGACCCGTCGCTGCCGTTGCCAAGTtcaaggacgaggaggatgtCCTCCGCATGAGCAACGACTCTACCTACGGCCTGGCCTCTGCCATCCACACCAAGGATCTCGACCGAGCCATTCGCGTCAGCAACGAGCTCCACGCCGGTACCGTCTGGGTCAACAACTACAACTTCCTCCACGCCCAGATTCCCTTTGGCGGCTACAAGCAGTCTGGTATTGGCCGCGAGCTGGGTGAGGAGGCACTCAACGCTTACCTCCAGAACAAGTCTGTTACCATCCGCATTGGAGGTGGCTTGTCACCAATCAActaaacaaaaaaataaactgtaaaaatataaaaaaggaaCGAGATGTTACGAATAGGATGAGATTGCTGGGTAGCCTATCTCTTTTTCATTTGCTTGTATGTTAATAGTCTGATGGTAGCTAGCCATGAATGAAACTGCGCATGACTCTTAAGTTTGGATTATTCTCTTTGCATCTTGAATCTTTGGAAAGTTGTGATGTGATTAATGCTGTGCGCCATACACTGTTGCTGACTCGTCTGATGGAGTGTAGTTGATAATTAGCCGTCGGGTTATATAGCCTTTCTCGAGTGCTCTTCAGAGTGTGGTCCACAGCTTGTAATGTGGGATCTGAGAACGAGGATGATACTACTAGCTCTGTAGTAAGATGAACGAAAAATCTTTTAGAAAAAGAAGTagggaaaaaagacagaCATGTTCCGTCGCTCTTTCATGTAGCCGCATAAGGTGTATATAGGTTGTGGTTTGTTTTCCCCAGTTCTGCCATTGGATGCTACATCTGTTAGCCTTGATCAATAAGACACGAGTGTAAGAAGGCACTCCCTATTTGGACAGCTTGAATCACTGGATTTTCTATATATTGCATAGGATAACCCATTTATGAGCTTGAATCAATTCCTTGAAAGATATCCGAGTCCCAAGCCTTGAAAAGCCTCTCTTATGACAATTTCAAGCacgccagcagagcagcaccTTTGAAGCACCAGCGAGTGAGCTTCCGCCATCGAATTGATTTACTACAGCATACTACCCAAGTGTTAACAAGGCAGCCGACGCCAGACCCCTCCTTCTATGCTGCCTGTTGTATTTTTTGTGACAAGTGACAGCaagaaaatgagagaaaatggACATAAGGTGGACATAAATTATCCAGCCCCTGCGCAGTGGACTTGGTTACCGTCACCGTCACTGTaaccatcgccatcgccattcactgcacatgtacatgtacctcgTAGGCCTCCCGCGTTGGTGCTGCAGGGCGCGTAGCGAGACATGCACAGCCCGCCCAATCAGGCAGCGCCACCACTGTGATATGACACAAACCGCAGAAagaagggaggggaaaatcacctttttttcttcttcccactGTTTTTGCGTGTCAATCCAGCCAAATCCAGTCATTGTCGCTCTTGTCTTCATCGCTTGCTTCGTACCTATAtcttgctgctattgctgtGTTACTGGAACTGTTTTTGCTCGTCTCGCTTACACTGAGAAGCTCTTACGGCTGCCTTGCTGCGTGTACCATCGCTGAGCTGCATCGCATCGGGCCTTGTtaaacaagaagagaagaaaccatGGCGCTGGGATTGGGGCTTGTGTTTATGCTGGTACGAACCATCCGCTTcgctttccttctcttctcttccgatGGCTGATATAAATGTCGAATCAGGTCCACGCCGTGCTATTCGGCGTCGCAGTGTACGTTATACATGAGATGAGCCCAACGATGCCCTGCTAACAACATCCACGATGCCCTCAAATAGAGTCGTGTATTTCCACAGCGTTCATCTCTCCCTCCCCATCAGCTCCGCCGTAACCATCCTCACGGCCCTGCTGCCCAttctctcctttctcaacTCCTTCATACACCCCAGCCTCCTCCACTCCGCCCGCAGCTCATCAAACCCCTTCATTCGCCTCAGCCCAACCGTCCTGCAGGCTTTCCAGGGCCTTGTCACCACCGTTCTCGCAACACTGCTCTTCGAAAGAGTGGTGCCTTCGGACACGGTGGAAtgcctcatcaacaatcaATGGCAGGGCTTGTGGCGCGGCAGAAATGGGGAGGCCATTCGCTTGATTCAAGATACGCTCAACTGCTGCGGCTTAAACTCCCTCGTGGACAGGGCCTATCCCATCTCCGAGCCAAAGACGTGCGCGAAAATGTTTGGGCGCAATCAGGTGTGCAGAGGGCCTTGGAAATCAGCCCTCAGGGGCAGTGCGGGAGCAGATTTTGGGATTGTCATTGTCGTGGGAGTATTGCAGGTGAGCTGTCTCTTACTCCCCCTTTCTCTTACTATATCCATATACGATACTCACGATTCACACAGGCTTTGAGCTTGCTCATGACTAGAGAAGGCACTAACTGGTGGACTGCATGGCGCTCCGTCAGCTGGCATCGACAGCAGCAGGTCAATCACCGGGAGAGCCGTCCACTGCTGGCAGGCATtccagacgcagacgcagatgTAGACGAGGTCGTCGAGCAGCAAGAGGACTCTACCCGTCCGCGAGGATATCAGAGCCTGACCAACAACACCGATGAGGAAAACAGGCCCAGAGTTGAGCCGTCTGCCATTCGTAATCGTCAAGAGGTAAATGTCTGGGCATCCGACAACTAACCCGGACTTTTGAATTGTTCCTTTACAATAGGAACCGTTATCACTACAAAAATTGTGATACAGCGCTACCAGCCAAGAGCAATATTTGTTAAAAGCTTGCGTTTTTCTTTCCATGATATTagtcttgtctttgtctctATTTGGTCTCCGAAATGAATCTCTATCTCTTTCGCGACTCGAGCGCCTCCTTGCCtagcttctccagcgcacTCTCGTACTCTTCTATTCTATCTTCATTCATCTCCTCTATCATCACTCGGTCCACCTTCTGTGCTCTCTTTACGCCGGCGCCTTTACCAATCTTACCCCAGAACCAACcactctctccatctcctacAAGCGTCCAGGCACATCCAGATCTGCCTGCTCGAGCAGTCCGGCCTACACGATGGACATAGCCGGCCACGCTGGGGGGAAGATCGTAGTTGACGACATGTGGCAGCTTCGGGATGTCGATACCACGTGCGACAAGGTCGGATGCGATGATGAGGCGCAGGGGCGAAGAAGGGGTGGTGAATGCTCGCAGGGTCTTGCGGCGGATGCTGGTGGGCGTGGTAGATGTGAGGGTACTGATTTGTGTGGCGAGGGACTTGTCGAGGATGGTGAGGAGTCGTGATAATCGCAGTGCGGCCTCGTTGGATTTTGTAAATATGAGAGCTCTGGGCATTTGCGAGTTGGATAACGAAGAGCGtggtctcttttcttttgattttGAATCTGCGTCTGAATCTGAATCTGAATCCGAATCTGAGCTTGTATCAGAATCTGAAGTAGTGTCCGAATCGTCAGAGTCTGAATCTGAGTCGGAACTGGAGCTTGAATCGTCAGAGCTGGTCTCCGAAGCCGAGTCTGATTGATCTTCTGTAGCAGCTTTGTCCGACTTGGTTGCATCATTGCCAATAGCCATATGTCGGCTCCGTAGAAGATCAAGCAGATACAACGGCTTGAGATTCGCATCATGCACTCTCACGGCGTACTCTCTCAGCAAATCCGGCAAAGAGTGCTCCGCAACCTGTACGTCACTGCCGCTTTCCAGGACAATCAGCTTCGGCCTCTTCAACGCGAGTTGGTTCAGGAGACTCAAATCCCTAGTCAGAGTGGCGCTGAGAAGAATCTTGCGGACGCCCGAGTAAGGCATGTCGGGGAAATCTCTGGCGCCGTAGTGGTTGACCTTGAATTTATCCAGGACAACGTCGAGCCATCCCTGGAAGCTTTGCGCAAGAAGCTTgtcggcctcgtcgacgACGAGCCAGCGGATATAGGAGAGTGTGAAGCCCGGCGTTTGGTCAATGTGCTCGACGAGACGACCGGGCGTGCAGATGAGGATGTCGACCTTGGAATGGAAATCAATGACTTGACCCTGCCAGGGGCCGATGCGGGGGTTGGTGCGCCGTGTGTCGGAGCTGGTGAGAAGCTCGTCTAGGTCCTCTTCGCTGGTACTTTTTGACGACGCCTCTTCTTCGAGCTGCTTATAAGTCTCTGGATCGTATCGTGTCTCTTTGGTCACGAGAATGTCTTGTTCCGAAGCCAAGGACTGGTTGCCAATCGCGATGCCAATGCGCACTCTTTTCCTATCCTCTCCTTCGTATGCCTTTGCGCAGAGCTCAAACACTTCCTGTGCCTGCTTGACGAGTTCACGGGTGGGCAGGACAACAAGGCAGCGCAGTCTTGTGACGACACTGTTGCTCAAGTCTCTTACAATGGGCAAAGCATAGGCGAGAGTCTTTCCAGAACCAGTCGCCGCTGAAACGAGGAGATCACCTGGTTGTTTATTCATTGGGAGCAATAACGGCAGAGCCGCTGTCTGGACGGCAAAAGCCTCTGCATAGCCCTTCTGTTCCAGAAACCGAGCTGCTTTTGGAAGGATACCGAGATCCGTAAAAGGAGTTTGCGTGTCTTGTGAGACGCGGATTG from Trichoderma atroviride chromosome 3, complete sequence encodes the following:
- a CDS encoding uncharacterized protein (EggNog:ENOG41~TransMembrane:4 (i7-26o32-55i76-94o173-192i)), encoding MALGLGLVFMLVHAVLFGVAVVVYFHSVHLSLPISSAVTILTALLPILSFLNSFIHPSLLHSARSSSNPFIRLSPTVLQAFQGLVTTVLATLLFERVVPSDTVECLINNQWQGLWRGRNGEAIRLIQDTLNCCGLNSLVDRAYPISEPKTCAKMFGRNQVCRGPWKSALRGSAGADFGIVIVVGVLQALSLLMTREGTNWWTAWRSVSWHRQQQVNHRESRPLLAGIPDADADVDEVVEQQEDSTRPRGYQSLTNNTDEENRPRVEPSAIRNRQEVNVWASDN